Within the Pseudobythopirellula maris genome, the region CCTTGATTGCCAAGGCAAGGGGAGGCTGCACGGCTGACGAGCGTGAGGCGTATACTGGGGGAGCCGAGCTTTCGGCTCCCCCTTCCATGCCCCGCCTTTCAGCAACTGGTGACTCATCTTATGACGACTCGATCGTCTGCTCCCTACTTGCCGAACACCTCTCCTCGCGTGCTCGCCAAAGGACTTACGACGGGCCTCTTGGCTTCGTTTCTGTTTCTAGCGGCCACTACCGTAGCGCACGCCGCGCCGCCCGAGAGTGACGCCCCCGAGGGAATGGTTTGGATCGAAGGCGGTGAGTTCACGTTCGGAACCGATGATCCCAAGAGTTTTCCCAACGAGCGACCAACCCACCGGGTGCGTCTGAACGGCTATTGGATCGACAAGACTCCGGTCACCAACGCCCAGTTCGCGAAGTTCGCCGAGGAGACGGGCTACCAAACCACGGCCGAGCGGGCGGTCGATTGGGAGGAGCTCAAAAAGCAACTCCCGCCCGGCACGCCGAAGCCGGACGACTCTTTGCTGCAGCCCGGCTCGCTCGTGTTCACCCCGCCCGAAGGGGCGGTCCCGCTGAACAACATGGCCGCCTGGTGGACCTGGACCACCGGCGCCACCTGGCGCACGCCCGAGGGCCCCGGCAGCTCGATCGAGAACCGCATGGACCACCCCGTGGTGCAAGTCTCATGGGACGACGCCGCGGCCTACGCCAAGTGGGCGGGCAAACGCTTGCCGACCGAAGCCCAGTGGGAGTACGCCTCACGCGGCGGCAGCGAGGGCACGAGGTTCTACTGGGGTGACGAGTTCCGCCCCGAGGGCCGCTACATGATCAACACCTTCACCGGAAAGTTCCCTTACAACAACACCGAAGAGGACGGCTTCGCCGCCGTCGCTCCGGTCGACGCATTCCCGCCGAACGGCTATGGCTTGTACGACATGGCTGGCAACACGTGGGAGTGGACCGCCGACCTCTACCGCTTCGACCGGCACACGCGGCTCGCGAAGCAGGGGGTGGTTTCTAACCCCACCAGCCCGGACCGCACCTTCGATCCAACCGACCCGCGGTGCGTGCGCCGCGTGATCAAAGGGGGCTCGTACCTGTGCCACGTCGATTACTGCGAGAGCTACCGCCCGACCGCCCGCCGAGGCACGCCGACCGACACCGGATCGACGCACGTCGGGTTCCGCTGCGTGAAACCGG harbors:
- a CDS encoding formylglycine-generating enzyme family protein, producing MTTRSSAPYLPNTSPRVLAKGLTTGLLASFLFLAATTVAHAAPPESDAPEGMVWIEGGEFTFGTDDPKSFPNERPTHRVRLNGYWIDKTPVTNAQFAKFAEETGYQTTAERAVDWEELKKQLPPGTPKPDDSLLQPGSLVFTPPEGAVPLNNMAAWWTWTTGATWRTPEGPGSSIENRMDHPVVQVSWDDAAAYAKWAGKRLPTEAQWEYASRGGSEGTRFYWGDEFRPEGRYMINTFTGKFPYNNTEEDGFAAVAPVDAFPPNGYGLYDMAGNTWEWTADLYRFDRHTRLAKQGVVSNPTSPDRTFDPTDPRCVRRVIKGGSYLCHVDYCESYRPTARRGTPTDTGSTHVGFRCVKPAE